The Psychrobacter raelei genome contains the following window.
CGGGCAATACGGATAATGCTACTACCAAACTATACGATGATGCCATTAAGCATCTTGAGCGATTTGCTAAGGGTGATACCAGCTTAGGTTTGCATATTGTTGAAGATAATGCCGATGATGATGTCAATCAAGGCAGTGATCATGCAGATATTAGCAGTGAGCCACGGCAGTTTACTCGTAATAAAATGGGGCGGTTGACTTAGTATAGAAGTATTAAAGGGTAAGGCTATGTATTCATCTGATGAACAAGAAAGTGCTCAGCAAGCGATACAAGACTTCAATAAAGTCATTCGTCCTATTATTGCTAATCTAAATTTAGAGAATGAAAGAAAAGGCTATGCAAAAGCTTTGTTCATATTAGCTTGTCATGAGCTAGAAGATGCGACTGGTGATAACTTCGAATTTACCATTGATTTTATAACTAGTGGCGCCAAAAGTTATTTCAAAGATCATGCTTCTAAAGCGCCCTCTAAGCCGTTTTAACATTAAAAAGCGGTCATAGCACCATAATTAAGTTTTGAACAAATTTAAAAAGGGTTTAAACACATTTAAAAAGGGTTTGATGTGAGTACAGCGATAACATGGAACGGGATGGATGAATGTCGAGCGCTTTTTGCACGATTGCGTGAGCAGACTGATGATTTAAGACCCATCCTAAACGCTATTGGTAACGAGCTGACTGAAAGCGCCAAGACGCGTATCGCTGATGAAAAACAATCACCCGATGGTACGCCGTGGCCAGGTTATGTCAAACCTGACTATGCTGCATTAAAGAGATCAGGCATTAAACGTAAAAATTTAGCGCCTGGTGTTAATGATTGGGTGCTCATGCCGTCTGGAGGCGGCTTGCTGGAGCATTCGGGCAACTTATTACAGTCGATTACCTATAACGTAGGTCGTAATGAGGTGAATATTGGCTCTAATGAAGAATATGCCAGGCGCCATCAAAAAGGTGGCGGCGGTATACCAGCCAGACCTTATCTAGGTGTTAGTAGTGATGATGCCAATGCTATCAATAAACTTATCAGAGATGCTTTAGATGCAAATTAGACAACAAATCGCCCAGCGTATCAATGACTATGACCAAGCGCATGAGCAATTATTTATTGAAGTAGCCGACTCTGGCCAGCTTGATGAGGTGCTAAGAAACCGCAGCACAACAGAGGCATGTTATGTCATCAAGCTTGAAACACAGGCACACAGCCAAAGCGACTATTATCAAGCAGTCACTGAACGCTATCAAGTCATCACTATTTGCAGTAACTACACGGATAGCTACGGTGCTGCCGTTGGAGAGCGTGCCGAGGCTATGCAGCAGGCAGTGTTTAAAGCATTAAGTGGTTATGTTTGCACCGATATTAATAATAATAATACTGATCCGCTCAAGTTTGTGACTGGGGGCTTGGTGGATTTAAAAGACAGCTTACACGTATGGTCTGACATATACGAGCTGGGTTACACACAACAAATTAATCAGCAAGATATTTAATGGCACAAGGAGTAAACCATGCCAAATGTTGCATTAAGTCGTAAATTTAGAAAAAAGCTACTGTTATGGGGTGTCGGTGATCTCGCCACCAGTGAGCTGACGCCTGTTGAAACCACCGATGTTGCTATTAGCTTTGAGGGTGACACCGTTGAGCAAGCAAAAGATGGCGAAAACTGGGGCGCTAACAAACGGTTTCGTACAACCGACAAAGTAAAAATTACAGGCAAGGTTGCTTTTGCAAGTAGCGGTACCGCTGGTACTGCCCCTGCGTATCGTGATTTATTCTTAATGGCGGGTCACTCTGAAACAGTCGATGTAGATAAGGTGACGTATACGCCTGAAACAACAGACACCAATCATGGCACCGTGGCATTTTTGTTAGATGGTCAGTTTCATATTGGCAAAAAAGCCCAAGCTGAAATCAAGCTATCAGTAAATAGCGGTGAAATTGGCTATTGGGAGTTTGAAATCTCTATGGTGGGCGGCACTGTGCCAATCGAGAAGCCAAGCGACTTAAATACAATCGTTGAAGGTTATAAGACACCCAAAGCGGTTAACTTCGCCAATACACCCATATTTAAACTGGGCAACAAAGATTATGCAATGAATACGTTTAGCCACACGACAGGTAACGAAGTCACCAGCTTGGATATGGTTAACCATCAATCTGCAATGATTAGTAATCGTATCCCTGTGTTATCTATCACCGTTGGTGCGCCGCAGCTTAGCGAGATCAACTTATATCAAAAAGCCTGGGACGGTGAAGAGATGCCGTTAGTGCTTGAGCACGGCACCACGGCTGGTAATAAAATCAAACTGGACTATCCAGCGGTTGCACCTGATATCCCTAGTGCGACAGATATGGATGGCGCACTGGGCTATGAGATTGAATGTAATGTCATGCAATCTGGCAGTACACCACCATATACCATCGTATTTAGTTAACTCAATCTACTCTAACCTAGCAGTTAACCCGTTTAACTGCTTTAAACCCACTTTAAAACCACTTAAATTAGGAAGAAAATCATGTTTAAACTGAGTGATGTCGCCGACACTTATCCTTGGACAGTAACCGTTAAGATGCCATATAACGGCAGTTATAAAAAGACAACTGTAAAAGTAGATTTCAACCGTTTGCCGCATGATGAGCGTATGCGTCTGATGGAGCGTATCCAAACAACACAAGATGTTGAAAGCGTAGAAGAAGTTGAAAACGATTTCTTTGATAAAGTCTTTGTCGGTTGGCAAGCCGGTCAAGTAAAAGATGAAAATGGCGATGATCTAGAAGTCAATGATGATACTAAACGACAGCTGCTGACTATCTCAGAGTTTCGTCAGGCGGTTATTGATGGTTATTTTGATAGTGTGGCTGGCGATAAGTTAAAGCAAAAAAACTCCATGCGCTAGGTAGTCATGTGGCTTGTCAACGACAAGCCTATCAAGACTATTTAGCGGAGCAACAGGCCCTTGATGATGCATTTGCAGAGTTTGGCGTAGCAACCGAGCAAGAAGAGTTTGAGTTTGAAGTCATGACGATATGGCGTGAGTTTGAGCCTATTCTGCCATTATTTGACTACATTGTATTACAGCGCAACAGCTTTAACGGTCATGTCATAGGGATCGATTGGATTGCAGTAGATATATTATTACGTCGTGAGGATGTCACTGTAACACCAGAGGACTTTGCAAACTTTAGATCTGCAACCGACGGCTATGTAAATAGCATTAATGAGTACTTATCAAACAGATCTTCGTCTTAAACAGTAAACAGCTTTAATAATACTTAGAAGGCCCAGTGTTTATCTTAAACACTGGGCTTTTTGTATTTATATTAAAGGATAAGTAAATGGCTGAAGAGCTAAAGTTTGGGCTGGTCATATCTGCTGATGGTACAGCAGCAATACGGACACTTGATGACCTGGAAGATGGACTGAATGATGTTGATGATACGTCGGCACGTGCTGGGCGAAGTGCGAGCAATACATTTGATAGATTGCGGCAACGAGCAGGCAGTTTTGGTAATACATTAGCAAATGTTGCCAAAAAGGTCACTATGTTTGGTGGTGTTGTTGGTACATTGGGTACAGCATTAAGTCTAAGCTCATTGACAGAGACCCAACGTCAATTTGACATCCTCAACTCTCAGCTCATAACGGCGACAGGTGGCACAAAAGAGGCCGCGGCCGCTTTTGATGAGTTGACTAAATTCGCATCAACAACACCTTATGCGTTAGAGCAATCTGTACGAGGATTTACCCAGCTCAAAAACTTGGGCTTAGATCCCAGTATGCGTAGTATGCGTAGCTACGGGAACTTTGCGGCAGCTATGGGCAAAGATTTGAACCAGATGATTGAGGCAGTTGCTGATGCCTCTACATTTGAGTTTGAGCGATTAAAAGAGTTTGGTATTAAATCGAGTCAGGAAGGTGACAAAGTATCGTTTACTTTTCAGGGTGTCACCACAACTGTTGCCAAAAACTCTAAGGCGATTCAGGAATATTTATTAGCTATTGGTGAGACCAAGTTTGGTGATGCAATGGCTAACCGAGCTAAGACGCTGGACGGCGCACTTAGCAATTTGGGTGATAACTTCAATAGTTTAAAACTAGCGATAGTGCAGTCTGGTATTGGCGATGTCATACAAGACATTGTTATCAGAGCGTCTGACGGTCTAGCAAGAATGACAGATGCGTTAAGAGCACCTGAAAATGCTGAAAAAATGAAAAGCGCTATAACATCTGTAGGTGGTGCTTTTAATCAACTTCAAGGCTTTGTAGCTCAAACTGGTGACGTTGTGGGTCATGTCATGGATGTATTGGGCAGACCCGAAAATATCGAAAGAATGCATAGTGCATTAGAGATATTAGGTGAAGGTTTTAATCGCTTAAAAGACTACGCATCACAGACAGGTGATGTCATCAATCAAGTAACCGACTTCTTTGCTGCTCATCAAGAGATTATTATCCCACTGGCTAGCGGTATTGGTGCAGCTGCTGGTGCGTTTTTATTGTTTAATGGTGCAGTGGCCGCTTGGGTGGCAATCGGCACAGCAGCAACCGCCGTCACCACTGCATTTGGTATCGCTGTCGGTGTTGCGACCAGTCCTGTCACGCTGATATTAGGTGCAATCGCTGGGTTGGTAGCCGTTGGTGTGCTGCTCTATCGCAACTGGGATACGATCAAAGACAAGGCAACTGAGGTATTTAACTCATTGCCAGGGCCAGTCCAAGAAGCCTTTAGAAATATCAAGTCTGTATTTACAGGTATTAAAGACTGGGCAGGCAAAGCTTTTGATTTTCTTGCACCGTACGTCAAAGCGACGATGGATGTTGTATCCGCGTTGTTCACAGCACATTGGGCTACTATCAAAGGTATTTTTAGCACCTCATTTGATGTCATAAAAGGTGTTGTTAGTACAGGTTTTAATGTCATAAAAGCGGTATTTAGTGCGGGTATAAATATCATTGCTACCGTTTTTAATACAGGATTTGAACTGGTTAAAAACACGGTTAAAACAACTTTTGATGCTATCAAAGCACTAGCAAGTGGGGGTATAAAAGGCTTTGCTAACATCATTAGTAATGGCCTTAAAAACACCGTTAGTATTGTTACAGGTGGTGTTGGCAATATTATCGATGCATTTGGCACCCTTGCACAAAAGCTGTTTAGCATCGGCGTGGATGCTGTGCAAGGTCTCATTAATGGGGTAAAAAACAAAATCAGCGGTGCGATTGATGTTGCTCGCAATTTAGCCAGCAGTGTCAGTGATACAGTTAAAAGCTTCTTTATTATTCGGTCGCCTTCAAGACTATTTAAACAGTATGGTGGATATTTATCTGAAGGTCTAGCCATTGGCATTAAGGATAAGCAAAACGAAGCTGTGCAGGCTGCGTTGCAACTGGCTCAAAATATCAGCAATTCCATGAATAGTATTAAAAAAGATATTGCGCTATTTGGCAATGACAGTGAGTTAGCTAGCTTTGACTATGACCGTCAGCATGGGGTTTATGCGGGTATTAAAGACAGCGTATTAAACAGCTATCGTCAATTGATTAAAGCCAAAGAAGACTTGATTGCTCAAGACAAGCGACAAAAAGAGCTGGCTCAAGCTCAAAAAGCTGAAGCTGATATTGTTAACAACTTCACTAATCAACAGCGATCATCGTTAGAGCAATACAGCTTCGAAACATCATTGATTGGTAAGCAAGCTGATGAAGTTCAGCGGTTACGCTTTGAACATGCACTGATGGCTGAGCAAAAAAGAGCACTAAAAGATGTGACTGGTGATAATCAAGAAGCTATTAAAAAAGAAACTGCTGAAATCTTAGAGCAGTATAACTTAGCCTCTAAATTAAGAGCTGAAAAGCAAAACGAACAAAAGCTTGATGAATTTTTAGGACGTCAGCAAATAAACCTTGAATACTACGCTTTTGAGACCTCGCTTATAGGTAAACAAGCGGATGAGGTTGAGCGCTTGCGCTTTGAGCGTAGCTTGTTAAACCAAGCGGAACAAGCAGGTATTACTTTATCAGACCAGGCAAAACAAAAAATCATTGAACAGCGTGATGAATTGATTGAACTACGTAAGCAACAGCAAGCATTGCAAGATAATAATTGGGTTGTTGGGTTGCAGTCAGGCTTTCAAAGCTTATCTGATGGCGCTAAAAGCTTGAATGAAACTATGCAGCAGGCCACTACTGGCGCCTTTAACAAAATGAGTGATAGCTTCACAAGCTTTGTGGCTAATGGCAAAGGTAGCTTTAAAGACTTAGCTTCCTCAATCTTGCAAGACATTGGTAAGATGCTGACTCAGTGGACACTTTTTAAAGCCCTAAGTGGTATAGGCGGTGCGATTGGTGGTAACTTTGGTTCGTTTTTGCAAACGACATTTCAGGCGAAAGGTGGCGGTTGGAGTAATGGGGTTCAATTCTATGCAAACGGCGATATCTTTAATAAACCGACTGCATTCCGTCATGCTGGCGGGCTTGGCGTCATGGGTGAAGCAGGCCCTGAAGCAGTCATGCCGCTAACGCGCGGCCCTAACGGCAAGCTTGGTGTGCAGGTTTATGGCAATAAGCAGAATAATCAATCCGCTGGTGTGGTGAACCAAGTTAAAATTGATATACATATTAACAATGACGGTGCTAATACTGATGTGCAAACAACCACGCAAGATGGCAAGCAACTGGCTGAGTCATTAAAAGCAGTCGTGCTGCAAACATTACAAAATGAGATGAGACCAGGCGGTATGATAGCCCCTGCTTAAATGTTTTGCAGTGATTAGTAATAACAAGGTATGATTAAAGTTTATTTAAACGAGTATAGATGAGACTGAGTGATGATTAAGAAGATATTAATTGGTTTGGTTGGGTTCATAGTGGTAATGCTAATCATTGGACTTATCGCAGGTGAAGACACTACAGAAAGCACAGATACAACGGCTACAGAAACGTCTGGAGTAGCAACTGAGCAGGTATCAGTCGAGCCAGAGCAAACACCAGACGTGACACCAGAAGAAGTACCCCCCGTTGAAGACACAACAAATGAAACACCATCTACTAAAGTAGAAAAAGAAGTTACAGTGACTGAAGCCATAGAGCCAAAAGAGCCAAAATCAGATGACGGCAAATTGACTGACGCAAAAAAAGCCGAAATAATTGAGTATTTTAAAGGTGATGACGAGCCTAATGTGCTTGATGTATTATTCCCCTATAGCACTCTGAAGCTGGGTATGCACAACGACGGTAGTAATCGTGATGGTTATGCAGAGTATGCATGTCAGGTACTACAATCAGATTTTGGGATCAAAGAAACAGTTACTGTAACTATTATTGATATTGATAAGCTGGTTAGTACAGATAAATGGGAAACTATTGGAAAAGCAAGCTGTAACTACTAAATAGCCACTAGAACACAACTTTTTAAACCCCCTTTAACCAACCGTTAAAGGGGGTTTTTAATGCCTAAAAATCAGTAAATCACTTTAATAACCTCTTAAGTCATGCCCTGCTAATCTAAGTAACATGAAAACATTTACTTATGACATTGGCATACAAGCAACAGGTAGCACAGACAATGATGTCGTGATTGTGCAATTTGGTGACGGCTATGCCCAGCGCCAGTCGAAAGGGCTTGCACCACGACTTGAACATTGGCAAGCAAGTAAAGTCGGCAGTAAAGCAACCATTGATGAAGTCAAAGCCTTCCTTGACGCACATACTGTAACGCCTTTTTTGTGGCGGGTTACCAGTGATGAGCCACTACGTAAGTACATAGCTAAAGATATATCTCGCAGTCCACAGGGCGGCGCTAAATGGACACTTAGCTGGACAATGCAGCAAGTGTTGGCATAACGCCAACCAAACCTACAAATCGGAGCAAATTATGAGCGAATCAACAAACACGACCAAAACCGTAACTCTGGATGAACTATCTGTCTTAATGAGTTTTCATTACGCAAAAGAGGCTTGGGATAAAGAAGACACAGCTCAAGTCAGCATTGATTTTGATAACGAATACAAAGACTTTTTAGTCACTACAAGCGAGACAAACGTACGCCCTGGCCGTTTCTCGAAACTACAGGCAGAAATCACTGCCTGGGCTGATAGTCAAATTAAAGCTTTGTATTATCAAAATAAAGTTGTCAATGCATTTGTACTGACATTTGATGATGATGTTTTGAGTATTGATCTGGGGTTTGAGTCAGACGTGGGAGCTGAAGACACAGTAGTATGAGAGAGTTAACCCCCGAACAAAACAAAGCAATCACTCAGCTTGAGCAAGACGTACTGCTTGAGCTGTTTGATGTTGACTTCACCAAGTTTGGCGGCGACGTCTATCACTTTTGTAACCAGACAAATGAGCTTGGTCAGCCCATTGTCTGGAAAGGCGTGACTTATTTGCCGTACCCCATTACCGCTGATGGCTTTGAGCTTAAAAACACAGGTGCTAGCAATCGCCCAAATATTACCTTATCCAATCTATACGGCTTAGTTACCGCAGTCGTTGAGGACTATCAAGGCGGCGTAGGTGCAGTGGTTACAAGACGCCAAGTCTATGCCCAACATTTAGATGCCATCAACTTTGCTAATGGCAATCCCAATGCTGATCCTAATCAGCAACTGGTATCACGCTATGTGATTGAACGTTATTCAGCGTTAAACAATCAAACAGCAACTTTTGAGTTGGCAGTGCCGAGTGAGACAGATGGCGCTATGTTGCCACGCCGTATCATTGTCGCTAACACTTGCGGTTGGACGTATCGTGGTGCTGGCTGTGGTTATACCGGTCATGCGGTTGCCGATGAGTACGACCAACCTACAGACGACCCTGATAAAGACAAATGTAGTAAATGCTTGCAAGGTTGCCGTGCAAGGTTTGGCCGTAAAGCTGTCTTGCCGTTTGGTGGCTTTGTAGGAGTCGATAAGTTATGACGTTAAAGCAGCAAATCATCACCCACGCCAAGCAGCAATACCCAAACGAGTGTTGTGGCTTGATTGTCGATGGCACTTACGCCCCGTGTACCAACGTAGCCGATAAGCCCACCGAGACATTTAGAATCAGTCATGACCAGTGGCAACCTGCTGATATAGTGGTTCATTCGCACCCGCAAGGCCAGCGTTATTTGAGCGGTGCAGACCGCCAAACACAGCACAAAATGCGTTGTGATTGGTGGATAGCTGTAAACAATAATGACGACTGGGAGATTATCAAATACCGCTACACCCCATTGTTACGGGGCCGTACTTTTGAGTATGGCAAGCACGATTGTTACTCAATCGTTGAAGATGCTTACATGCTATGCGGTATTAAGATAATGGACTATCAGCGTAAGGGTGAAGCTATCGAGATAGCGGACAACGCCTTTTTGGTCAACTTCCCCAAGACTGGCTTTTATCAAGTTGAACTATCAGATATGCAGTCTGGCGACGTCATCTTAACGTCAATCCGTGGCAACGCTAACCATGCAAGTATCTATCTGGGTGATGAGCAAGTGCTACACCATCCATACGGCGGGCTGTCAAGGCGTGAGGGCTTTTGTGACGTCTGGCATAAGGCAATGCACTCAGTATGGCGGCATAAAGATTGGCAACCAGACATGATGACCGCCATTTTTAATGATTTAGAGGCAACAAGATAATGGCAATCGTAAGACTATACGGTGATTTACAGGATTTTGGCACCCGCTTTGACTTGCATGTCAAAACAGCGGGTGAAGCCATGCGGGCGTTATTTACTCAATTAGATGGACTGCAAAAGCGTATTAGCGAGGGCGGTTACTTTGTGCGTGTCGCTCGCAAAGACGTCACAGATAAGACCATCGACACAGATTTTAGTCGTGATTTAACAGATAACGATGTAATCCATGTGGTACCAGAGATTGCAGGCGCTGGTAAGTTTGGCCAGATTATCTTAGGTACGGCTATGATTGGTGCGGCCTTCTTCACAGGCGGCGCATCGATTGCCGCATGGGGTGCATTATCAACGGGTTTGCTCACGGCTGGTGTGGGACTGGTATTGGGCGGTGTCGCTCAGATGCTAACTAAGCAGCCCGGATTTGGCGATACCAGTAACACAGACAAATCACGCTCATCATCGTTCAGTAGCCTTGGCAACAATACAGCACAAGGCTCATGCGTACCAGTCGCATACGGTGAGATTATGATTGGCAGTAAAGTTATCTCACAATCGATTGAGAGCTACAAAGTGAGCGGTGATGTGGTCGTAAAAGATGCAGCAGAGCTGGTGCAAACTCGTGATTATCATGTGCCAGCAGCATTTGATAACTATAACTTAGATACAGATGATGACAGCGTGAGAGCAGTTAATTATACAGTGAGGGTAGATTAATGGGTGGCGGCGGCGGAAAAGGTGGCGGCGGTGGACATACGCCGATTGAATATCCAAATACACTAGAATCAGCACAACGACTAAAAATTATTGATTTGCTATGTGAAGGCGTTGCTGGTCAAGATGTGACGTTTAAAAATATCTATCTTGATAATACGCCAATCCAGAATGTGGACGGATCATACAACTTTACGGGCATACGTGTGTCTGCCCTGCCTGGTACGCACAACCAAGACTATCTAGCAGGCTTTGATAGCACAGACAAGATCGTATCTGTCGGCGCCGAAGTAAAAGCGTCTAAACCCATTACCCGTACTATCACTGATCCGCTTGTTGATAGCGTGCGAGTAACATTGGCACTTGGCTCACTGGTTGAGATGAAAGATAACGGTGATCGTGTTGGTAGCTCTGTATCACTAACAGTCAGATGCGGTAATAGAGACTATCCAGTTACCATCTCTGGTAAAACCACGTCTGCCTATCACCAAGATGTTGTTTTAACTGACTTGCCAGACGCACCGTTTAATATTAGTGTGCGCCGCAATACACCAGACAGCACAAGCGACAGCACAAGTAACGCTACGCATTGGGTCAGCTATGTTGAGTCGATAGATGCTAAATTTAACTACCCAAACTCTGTGGTAGTCGGACTTGAGATTGACTCTGCACAGTTTGGTAACAAAATCCCGACTCGTACTTATTTAAACAAATGGACACAGATTAAAGTACCTGATAATTACGACCCTGTTAAACGTACGTATGACGGCATCTGGCTGGGTGAGTTTAAAACAGCATGGTCTAACAACCCAGCATGGGTATTTTATGACTTGGTGACTGATAAGCGCTATGGCCTGGGTGATAGATTGGGCGACTTTGGCTGTGACAAATGGTCACTATATCAAATCGCTAAATACTGTGATCAGATTGTACCAGACGGCTTTGGCGGCGAAGAGCCACGCTTTACCTGTAATGCGTATCTTAGCGAGCCAAGAGACGCTAAGGCTTTGCTTGATGATTTGGCAAGCGTATTCCGTGGCATTGCTGTGTGGGATGGTCAAATGGTGACGGCATTGCAAGATGCGAAAAAAGACCCCGTCGCAACCTATACCAATAGCAATGTAGTAGATGGTGCATTTGCATACTCTGGTGCTGCTCAAAAGACTATCTTTACTGCTGTGCATGTCAAATACAATGACAAAGCTGACAACTACGCAACCAAGACAGAGTATGTAGCAAATGACGAGGCTATCAAGCGCTATGGTCTCAATGTAAAGCAAGTCACTGCATTTGGTTGTACAAGCCGTGGTCAAGCTGCTCGTGTCGGTAAATGGTTGATTGAAACCTCTATCCGTGAGCAACAAATGGTTAGCTTTAAAGTGGGCCGTGAGGGTATCCGTCATTTGCCGTTTGACATCATAGAGATTGCAGACAACGACTACGCTGGCGATATGATCGCTGGGCGTGTGTTATCAGTTGCAGGCAATACAATTACTGCTGACCGTGCTATGGGCGATATTAAAAATATCCGTTACTATGCTAATGGTCAAAGCAAAACTGTGTCTGTGCAATCAGTAAATGGCACCAAAATTACTCTAACAGATACGCCCGTTGGTATCGAGCAATTGGGTGTATTTAGCGCCACTAAAACAGACGTTAAACCAAGATTGTTCCGTGCTTTAAGCATCAAAGAAGACGGTGACACGTATACAATTAGTGCTGTTCAACATGACGAAAATAAAGAAGCGGTAGTTGATCAAGGCGTAACTTTTGAGCAAGATGATACAGCGACCAAGCACACACCACAAGTCAGCTACGGCCGTGTCTCTAAAGACGGGGATGAGCTACTAATTGCGTGGGAAGGTACTAACACTACAGAGTATCTGATCAAAGTCTATAAAGACGGAGAGCTATACCGCAGCTACAGCCAAGACAGCGCCGAAATCAAGCTTAAAGGCCTGCCAAACGGCGAATACAAAGCTGAAATCCGTGGCAAATC
Protein-coding sequences here:
- a CDS encoding phage virion morphogenesis protein, whose protein sequence is MSTAITWNGMDECRALFARLREQTDDLRPILNAIGNELTESAKTRIADEKQSPDGTPWPGYVKPDYAALKRSGIKRKNLAPGVNDWVLMPSGGGLLEHSGNLLQSITYNVGRNEVNIGSNEEYARRHQKGGGGIPARPYLGVSSDDANAINKLIRDALDAN
- a CDS encoding phage tail terminator protein, which codes for MQIRQQIAQRINDYDQAHEQLFIEVADSGQLDEVLRNRSTTEACYVIKLETQAHSQSDYYQAVTERYQVITICSNYTDSYGAAVGERAEAMQQAVFKALSGYVCTDINNNNTDPLKFVTGGLVDLKDSLHVWSDIYELGYTQQINQQDI
- a CDS encoding phage tail tape measure C-terminal domain-containing protein, giving the protein MAEELKFGLVISADGTAAIRTLDDLEDGLNDVDDTSARAGRSASNTFDRLRQRAGSFGNTLANVAKKVTMFGGVVGTLGTALSLSSLTETQRQFDILNSQLITATGGTKEAAAAFDELTKFASTTPYALEQSVRGFTQLKNLGLDPSMRSMRSYGNFAAAMGKDLNQMIEAVADASTFEFERLKEFGIKSSQEGDKVSFTFQGVTTTVAKNSKAIQEYLLAIGETKFGDAMANRAKTLDGALSNLGDNFNSLKLAIVQSGIGDVIQDIVIRASDGLARMTDALRAPENAEKMKSAITSVGGAFNQLQGFVAQTGDVVGHVMDVLGRPENIERMHSALEILGEGFNRLKDYASQTGDVINQVTDFFAAHQEIIIPLASGIGAAAGAFLLFNGAVAAWVAIGTAATAVTTAFGIAVGVATSPVTLILGAIAGLVAVGVLLYRNWDTIKDKATEVFNSLPGPVQEAFRNIKSVFTGIKDWAGKAFDFLAPYVKATMDVVSALFTAHWATIKGIFSTSFDVIKGVVSTGFNVIKAVFSAGINIIATVFNTGFELVKNTVKTTFDAIKALASGGIKGFANIISNGLKNTVSIVTGGVGNIIDAFGTLAQKLFSIGVDAVQGLINGVKNKISGAIDVARNLASSVSDTVKSFFIIRSPSRLFKQYGGYLSEGLAIGIKDKQNEAVQAALQLAQNISNSMNSIKKDIALFGNDSELASFDYDRQHGVYAGIKDSVLNSYRQLIKAKEDLIAQDKRQKELAQAQKAEADIVNNFTNQQRSSLEQYSFETSLIGKQADEVQRLRFEHALMAEQKRALKDVTGDNQEAIKKETAEILEQYNLASKLRAEKQNEQKLDEFLGRQQINLEYYAFETSLIGKQADEVERLRFERSLLNQAEQAGITLSDQAKQKIIEQRDELIELRKQQQALQDNNWVVGLQSGFQSLSDGAKSLNETMQQATTGAFNKMSDSFTSFVANGKGSFKDLASSILQDIGKMLTQWTLFKALSGIGGAIGGNFGSFLQTTFQAKGGGWSNGVQFYANGDIFNKPTAFRHAGGLGVMGEAGPEAVMPLTRGPNGKLGVQVYGNKQNNQSAGVVNQVKIDIHINNDGANTDVQTTTQDGKQLAESLKAVVLQTLQNEMRPGGMIAPA
- a CDS encoding phage tail protein, whose amino-acid sequence is MKTFTYDIGIQATGSTDNDVVIVQFGDGYAQRQSKGLAPRLEHWQASKVGSKATIDEVKAFLDAHTVTPFLWRVTSDEPLRKYIAKDISRSPQGGAKWTLSWTMQQVLA
- a CDS encoding phage minor tail protein L, which gives rise to MRELTPEQNKAITQLEQDVLLELFDVDFTKFGGDVYHFCNQTNELGQPIVWKGVTYLPYPITADGFELKNTGASNRPNITLSNLYGLVTAVVEDYQGGVGAVVTRRQVYAQHLDAINFANGNPNADPNQQLVSRYVIERYSALNNQTATFELAVPSETDGAMLPRRIIVANTCGWTYRGAGCGYTGHAVADEYDQPTDDPDKDKCSKCLQGCRARFGRKAVLPFGGFVGVDKL
- a CDS encoding C40 family peptidase gives rise to the protein MTLKQQIITHAKQQYPNECCGLIVDGTYAPCTNVADKPTETFRISHDQWQPADIVVHSHPQGQRYLSGADRQTQHKMRCDWWIAVNNNDDWEIIKYRYTPLLRGRTFEYGKHDCYSIVEDAYMLCGIKIMDYQRKGEAIEIADNAFLVNFPKTGFYQVELSDMQSGDVILTSIRGNANHASIYLGDEQVLHHPYGGLSRREGFCDVWHKAMHSVWRHKDWQPDMMTAIFNDLEATR
- a CDS encoding tail assembly protein, encoding MAIVRLYGDLQDFGTRFDLHVKTAGEAMRALFTQLDGLQKRISEGGYFVRVARKDVTDKTIDTDFSRDLTDNDVIHVVPEIAGAGKFGQIILGTAMIGAAFFTGGASIAAWGALSTGLLTAGVGLVLGGVAQMLTKQPGFGDTSNTDKSRSSSFSSLGNNTAQGSCVPVAYGEIMIGSKVISQSIESYKVSGDVVVKDAAELVQTRDYHVPAAFDNYNLDTDDDSVRAVNYTVRVD